One genomic segment of Aquipluma nitroreducens includes these proteins:
- the ppdK gene encoding pyruvate, phosphate dikinase, which produces MTKYVYTFGNGAAEGKADMKNLLGGKGANLAEMNLIGVPVPPGFTITTDVCTLYNKLGRDYVVELIKADVEAAIAQVEAQTGGKFGDSTNPLLVSVRSGARASMPGMMDTILNLGLNDTVVEGMAKKTGNPRFVWDSYRRFVQMYGDVVLDMKPTSKTDIDPFEEILEEVKHEKGVINDNELSVDALKELVTKFKAAVKAKTGHDFPESSYEQLWGAVCAVFNSWMNDRAIYYRQLNQIPEEWGTAVNVQAMVFGNMGLTSGTGVCFSRDAGTGENLFNGEYLINAQGEDVVAGIRTPQQITKEGSIRWAALAGVSEADRAAKYPSLEEAMPEMYQALFNIQKNLEKHYKDMQDMEFTIQEGKMWMLQTRSGKRTGAAMVQIAIDMLKEGLIDEKTALLRVEPNKLDELLHPVFDKKAIKAARVLAKGLPASPGAATGQIVFFADEATEWVAEGKKVVLVRIETSPEDLRGMTVAQGILTARGGMTSHAAVVARGMGKCCVSGAGSLQIDYKARTMVVDGKTFKEGDFISLNGTTGEVYDGKIATIDPELSGYFGELMEIAEKYTRMSVRTNADTPKDAQIARNFGAKGIGLTRTEHMFFEGDRIKAMREMILADDVAGREKALEKLLPMQRSDFEGIFEAMAGYGVTIRLLDPPLHEFVPHEEANQKEMAAEMGISVEQVKHKVESLHEFNPMLGHRGCRLGITYPEITAMQARAIIEAAMNLKAKGIDARPEIMVPLVGTVAELKNQTEIIRSVAEKVFAEKGDRIDYLVGTMIEIPRAALTADHIAAEADFFSFGTNDLTQMTLGYSRDDAGKFLPDYLNRGILKQDPFQVLDQNGVGLLVEIGVNRGRQTKPDLKVGICGEHGGEPSSVEFCDKVGMNYVSCSPYRVPIARLAAAQANIKHSK; this is translated from the coding sequence ATGACAAAGTACGTTTACACGTTTGGGAATGGTGCAGCTGAAGGAAAAGCTGATATGAAAAATTTACTTGGAGGTAAAGGCGCAAACCTTGCAGAAATGAACCTGATTGGTGTTCCTGTTCCTCCTGGATTCACTATCACTACTGATGTTTGTACCCTTTACAACAAACTGGGTCGTGACTACGTGGTCGAACTTATCAAAGCTGATGTTGAGGCCGCAATTGCTCAAGTTGAAGCACAAACCGGTGGCAAGTTTGGCGATTCCACCAATCCACTTTTAGTATCAGTTCGTTCTGGTGCACGTGCCTCAATGCCCGGGATGATGGATACTATTTTAAACCTCGGATTAAACGACACTGTGGTGGAAGGCATGGCAAAAAAGACCGGCAATCCACGTTTCGTTTGGGATAGCTACCGCCGTTTTGTTCAAATGTATGGCGATGTAGTTCTTGACATGAAACCCACATCAAAAACCGATATCGATCCTTTCGAAGAAATTCTGGAAGAAGTAAAACACGAAAAAGGTGTTATCAACGATAACGAACTTTCGGTAGATGCACTGAAAGAACTGGTTACCAAATTTAAAGCTGCCGTAAAAGCCAAAACCGGTCACGATTTTCCTGAAAGTTCATACGAACAACTTTGGGGTGCTGTTTGTGCCGTATTCAATAGCTGGATGAACGACCGCGCGATCTACTACCGCCAGCTGAACCAGATTCCTGAAGAATGGGGAACTGCAGTTAACGTTCAGGCTATGGTATTCGGTAACATGGGTCTGACTTCAGGAACAGGCGTTTGCTTTAGCCGCGATGCCGGAACCGGTGAAAACTTATTCAATGGTGAATATCTGATCAATGCTCAGGGCGAAGACGTTGTGGCCGGTATCCGTACCCCACAGCAAATTACCAAAGAAGGTTCGATACGTTGGGCTGCTCTGGCTGGCGTTTCTGAAGCCGACCGCGCTGCCAAATATCCTTCGCTTGAAGAAGCAATGCCTGAAATGTACCAGGCTTTGTTCAACATCCAGAAGAACCTTGAAAAGCATTACAAAGACATGCAGGATATGGAGTTCACCATTCAGGAAGGCAAAATGTGGATGTTGCAGACCCGCAGCGGGAAACGTACCGGAGCTGCTATGGTGCAAATTGCCATCGACATGCTGAAAGAAGGTTTGATTGACGAAAAAACAGCCTTACTCCGCGTTGAGCCTAACAAACTCGATGAATTACTACACCCAGTATTCGATAAAAAAGCCATCAAAGCTGCCCGTGTTCTGGCAAAAGGTTTGCCTGCTTCTCCTGGAGCTGCCACAGGCCAAATCGTATTCTTTGCCGACGAAGCTACCGAATGGGTTGCTGAAGGCAAAAAAGTGGTATTGGTTCGTATCGAAACTTCACCTGAAGACCTTCGTGGTATGACCGTAGCTCAGGGTATTTTGACAGCCCGTGGCGGTATGACCTCGCACGCTGCTGTTGTTGCCCGTGGTATGGGAAAATGCTGCGTTTCGGGTGCCGGATCGCTGCAGATCGACTACAAAGCCCGCACCATGGTGGTTGATGGAAAAACCTTTAAAGAAGGCGATTTTATTTCGCTGAACGGTACTACCGGTGAAGTTTACGATGGTAAAATTGCTACTATCGATCCTGAATTGAGTGGATACTTTGGCGAACTGATGGAAATTGCAGAAAAATATACCCGCATGAGTGTACGCACCAACGCTGATACACCAAAAGACGCACAGATCGCCCGAAACTTCGGTGCAAAAGGTATTGGGTTGACCCGTACCGAGCACATGTTCTTCGAAGGCGACCGCATTAAAGCCATGCGCGAAATGATTTTGGCCGACGACGTTGCCGGACGCGAAAAAGCGCTCGAAAAACTGTTGCCAATGCAGCGCAGCGACTTCGAAGGAATTTTTGAAGCGATGGCCGGTTATGGCGTTACTATTCGTTTGCTCGATCCACCATTGCACGAATTTGTACCTCACGAAGAAGCCAACCAGAAAGAAATGGCCGCTGAAATGGGCATTTCGGTTGAACAGGTGAAACACAAAGTGGAATCGCTGCACGAATTTAACCCGATGTTGGGTCACCGTGGTTGCCGGTTGGGTATTACTTATCCTGAAATTACTGCGATGCAGGCTCGTGCCATCATCGAAGCTGCCATGAATTTGAAAGCTAAAGGTATCGATGCCCGTCCTGAAATTATGGTTCCGCTGGTAGGTACTGTTGCCGAATTGAAAAACCAGACTGAAATCATCCGCAGTGTTGCCGAGAAAGTATTTGCTGAAAAAGGCGACCGTATCGATTATTTGGTAGGTACTATGATCGAAATTCCACGCGCTGCTTTAACAGCCGACCACATTGCTGCCGAAGCCGATTTCTTCTCATTCGGAACCAACGACTTAACCCAGATGACTTTGGGTTACTCGCGCGACGACGCTGGTAAATTCCTACCCGATTATCTCAACCGCGGCATCCTGAAACAAGACCCATTCCAGGTATTGGATCAGAACGGTGTAGGTTTGCTGGTTGAAATTGGTGTAAACCGTGGCCGCCAGACGAAACCCGACCTGAAAGTCGGTATTTGTGGCGAACATGGCGGCGAACCAAGTTCGGTTGAATTCTGCGATAAAGTGGGAATGAACTACGTAAGTTGTTCGCCATACCGTGTGCCAATTGCACGTTTGGCTGCTGCTCAGGCAAATATCAAACACAGTAAATAA